The Pseudanabaena galeata CCNP1313 genome includes a region encoding these proteins:
- a CDS encoding two-partner secretion domain-containing protein, whose translation MKILWQNFFGNMTILGFAIANLSVISIPELVFAQIVPDTTLPTNSIVGGGPLFTITGGTAANTNLFHSFSQFSLINGETAFFDNPLAIQNILVRITGGNISSIDGVIRANNANLFLINPNGIVFGQNASLDIGGSFLATTANSVRFLDGSEFRANASTQTTSPLLLVSTPVGLQFNGTTNGAIAAQGLGVGLDYRPPDFLEILRFPNPPLGVSSGRTLAFVGGDINLQGAKLTADSGRIELGSVVGSGFVAIAQTASGWLLNYDNAPNLGNIRLEQAALVDVSGINGGGSIQVQGRQVTLNNGSVLLSSSLGNGNGGEIFVRATELLSARGESNRPFASGIFTDTSSTSTGNGSNITIATKKLEVIDGAQISAGVLGAGNAGEIKVNASEIILSGRSAILPAFYPSGILSQVLRRTATGNSGKITVTTDNLQILNGASLITSTFGRGNAGDLEVIAKNISLFGTNNSPTGISSAAEAGSTGNGGILTITSDNLSINNGAQVSVGTAGSGNAGNLVVNAKLIDISGQVERGRSGLFANAIFGTGNGGDIVVNSDQLTVRDGGLISASNFRSNSTTFPGSGSVGNITITSPSILLNGGRINIDSLSGSRGNININSTLTLLRNASSISTNALGNATGGNIRINTDFLVAVPLENSNITANSLNSFGGQVIITAKGVIGFQSLNRLTPFSDITATSALGTQFNGLVEIRSPDNDLSRGLVKLPDNLTDTNNQIVAACDRFRGNELISTGRGGAPTDATQTISSQAIWRDLRLSEIPSTQSNPTAQTTSNQVATQSTQPVATQPIPQIEAQGWEKDANGNLKLLAYADSPSEPVWRSPVICPTNPNK comes from the coding sequence ATGAAGATTTTATGGCAAAACTTTTTTGGGAATATGACGATCTTGGGCTTTGCCATAGCTAATCTTTCTGTAATTAGCATTCCTGAACTTGTATTTGCACAAATTGTACCTGATACTACTTTGCCAACTAATTCTATTGTTGGTGGAGGACCACTTTTCACTATTACAGGAGGGACAGCAGCAAATACTAACTTGTTTCACAGTTTTAGCCAGTTTTCCTTAATTAATGGTGAGACAGCATTTTTTGATAATCCACTCGCTATTCAAAATATTCTAGTTCGGATAACTGGAGGTAATATATCTAGCATTGATGGGGTAATTAGAGCCAATAATGCCAACTTGTTTTTGATTAATCCTAATGGAATCGTTTTTGGGCAAAATGCGAGTTTGGACATAGGAGGCTCATTTTTAGCGACTACAGCTAATAGCGTTAGATTTCTAGATGGGAGTGAATTTAGAGCTAATGCAAGTACACAAACAACCTCACCTCTATTATTAGTAAGTACTCCCGTTGGCTTACAGTTTAACGGCACAACTAATGGCGCGATCGCCGCACAGGGTCTCGGCGTTGGGCTAGATTATAGACCCCCTGATTTTCTAGAAATTTTGCGATTTCCCAACCCACCTTTGGGTGTATCAAGTGGGCGTACTTTGGCTTTTGTTGGTGGAGATATAAATCTTCAAGGCGCAAAATTGACCGCAGATAGTGGACGCATCGAACTTGGCAGCGTTGTGGGGAGCGGATTTGTGGCGATCGCGCAAACTGCTAGTGGATGGCTATTAAATTACGATAATGCTCCTAATCTTGGCAATATTCGACTGGAGCAAGCTGCTTTAGTGGATGTAAGCGGGATCAATGGTGGAGGCAGCATTCAGGTGCAAGGTAGACAAGTAACCCTAAATAATGGTTCAGTTCTGCTATCTTCATCCCTAGGAAATGGCAATGGAGGAGAGATATTTGTCCGCGCTACCGAACTTCTCTCAGCAAGGGGAGAATCTAACCGCCCTTTCGCTAGTGGTATATTTACAGACACATCATCAACTTCTACGGGAAATGGCAGCAATATTACGATCGCTACAAAAAAATTAGAAGTGATAGACGGAGCGCAAATTAGTGCTGGGGTATTGGGTGCTGGGAATGCTGGTGAGATCAAAGTTAATGCTAGTGAAATAATTTTATCGGGGAGATCTGCTATTCTTCCAGCTTTCTATCCCAGTGGTATACTCTCTCAAGTTCTGCGCCGAACGGCGACGGGCAATAGTGGCAAAATTACAGTCACTACTGATAACCTGCAAATCTTGAATGGTGCGAGTCTCATAACTAGTACTTTTGGAAGGGGTAATGCAGGTGATCTAGAGGTTATCGCAAAAAACATCAGCCTATTCGGGACTAATAATTCTCCGACAGGTATCTCATCCGCAGCAGAAGCAGGCTCAACAGGAAATGGGGGCATACTGACAATTACATCAGACAATCTATCTATTAACAACGGAGCGCAGGTTTCTGTTGGGACTGCTGGTAGTGGCAACGCAGGGAACTTAGTGGTGAATGCGAAGTTAATCGATATCTCTGGACAGGTTGAGCGGGGACGCAGTGGTTTATTTGCCAATGCTATTTTTGGTACGGGAAATGGAGGCGATATTGTCGTTAATAGCGATCAATTGACTGTACGTGATGGTGGTCTTATCAGTGCAAGCAACTTTCGCAGTAATAGTACCACCTTCCCTGGAAGTGGTTCAGTGGGTAACATTACCATTACTTCGCCATCTATCTTGCTTAATGGTGGACGGATAAATATTGATTCGTTGAGTGGTTCTCGCGGCAACATTAACATAAACTCCACACTGACACTTTTGCGAAATGCGAGCAGTATCTCCACCAATGCCTTAGGTAATGCGACAGGTGGAAACATTCGGATTAACACCGACTTTTTGGTGGCAGTTCCCTTAGAAAATAGCAATATCACTGCTAACTCATTGAATAGCTTCGGTGGACAAGTGATTATCACCGCTAAAGGTGTGATCGGGTTTCAATCGTTGAATCGCTTGACTCCTTTCAGTGACATTACGGCAACCTCAGCTTTAGGCACACAATTTAATGGGCTGGTGGAAATTCGATCGCCTGATAACGATCTCAGCCGAGGTTTAGTCAAACTTCCTGATAACTTAACCGATACCAATAACCAAATTGTGGCGGCTTGCGATCGCTTTCGAGGTAATGAGCTAATCTCTACTGGACGTGGCGGCGCTCCAACTGATGCCACCCAAACAATCTCCAGTCAGGCGATTTGGCGAGATTTACGATTGTCCGAGATCCCCTCGACACAATCAAACCCCACGGCTCAAACCACTTCAAATCAAGTTGCCACTCAGTCCACTCAACCAGTTGCCACGCAACCTATCCCCCAAATCGAAGCCCAAGGATGGGAAAAAGATGCAAATGGAAACTTGAAACTATTAGCCTATGCGGACTCGCCATCAGAGCCAGTGTGGCGATCGCCCGTTATTTGTCCTACAAATCCAAATAAATAG